Proteins encoded in a region of the Methyloterricola oryzae genome:
- a CDS encoding flagellar basal body P-ring protein FlgI, with protein sequence MATKYLRALFAAGLAVSILYTPALQAERIKDIAAVAGVRTNQLIGYGLVVGLTNTGDKTTRFTSQTLRNMMMQLGMTLSKDVPVAGIDLKSKNIALVSVQAELPAFSKPGQMIDVTVASMGDAKSLRGGSLVMTPLKGADGQVYAIAQGNLVVGGLSAQGQDGSKVTVNVPSAGRIPNGATVEREVPTGFAQGSNLVLQLQTPDFTTANRLAEEVNRAFGPGLARPIDAASIQVSMPRDPAQRVSFTSMVENLEISPGDAPAKVVVNSRTGTVVISSHVRVQPAAVSHGNLTVTITERPEVSQPGPFSNGQTAIVPRSDVNVKEDGNRMFVFRPGVSLDEVVKAVNQVGAAPSDLVAILEALKSAGALRAELIVI encoded by the coding sequence ATGGCCACCAAGTATTTGAGAGCACTGTTCGCGGCAGGTCTGGCTGTATCGATATTGTATACGCCTGCGCTGCAGGCCGAGCGCATCAAGGATATTGCCGCGGTTGCGGGTGTGCGCACCAACCAATTGATCGGCTACGGCCTGGTGGTAGGTCTCACCAATACCGGCGACAAAACCACCCGCTTCACCAGCCAGACGCTGCGCAACATGATGATGCAGCTAGGCATGACCCTGAGCAAGGACGTGCCGGTTGCGGGTATCGACCTCAAGTCCAAGAACATTGCCCTCGTCTCGGTTCAGGCGGAATTGCCGGCCTTTTCCAAGCCGGGCCAGATGATCGACGTGACTGTGGCCTCCATGGGCGATGCCAAGAGCCTGCGTGGCGGCAGTCTGGTGATGACGCCGCTGAAAGGTGCCGATGGCCAGGTATATGCCATCGCGCAGGGCAACCTCGTGGTGGGGGGGCTGAGCGCACAAGGGCAGGACGGTTCCAAGGTCACGGTCAACGTGCCCAGCGCCGGCCGTATCCCCAACGGCGCGACGGTGGAGCGGGAGGTGCCCACCGGCTTTGCCCAGGGCAGCAACCTGGTGTTGCAACTGCAGACCCCGGATTTCACCACGGCCAATCGCCTCGCGGAGGAAGTCAACCGGGCCTTCGGCCCCGGCCTTGCGCGTCCCATCGACGCGGCCTCGATCCAGGTAAGCATGCCGCGCGATCCCGCACAACGCGTTTCTTTCACCTCCATGGTGGAAAACCTGGAAATCAGTCCCGGCGACGCGCCAGCCAAGGTCGTGGTCAATTCCCGTACCGGCACGGTGGTGATCAGCAGTCATGTGCGGGTGCAGCCCGCCGCCGTGTCCCATGGAAATTTGACCGTCACCATCACCGAGCGTCCCGAAGTCAGTCAACCGGGTCCTTTCTCGAACGGTCAAACCGCCATCGTGCCACGTTCCGATGTCAACGTGAAGGAAGACGGCAACCGCATGTTCGTGTTCAGACCCGGCGTGTCCCTGGATGAAGTGGTCAAGGCAGTCAACCAAGTGGGGGCGGCGCCGAGTGATCTCGTGGCTATTCTGGAAGCCTTGAAAAGCGCTGGAGCGTTGCGCGCGGAACTCATCGTGATCTAG
- a CDS encoding flagellar basal body L-ring protein FlgH, which produces MKRLTLMLPLVLLSGCASLLNPPPTRDPAYAAVRPEDMMVPAQNPGAIFQSGNELRLFEDARARRIGDILTIRLVESTDAKKSAATNASRSAVTEVKAPMIMGQEAAQVLGYDLQTSLEASNDFKGKGNSDQSNALKGNITVSVVEVFPNGNLRIQGEKRVGLNRGNEYIKLSGIVRPVDIDTTNSVDSTKVADATMIYNGDGEIADANRMGWLQRLFTSILFPF; this is translated from the coding sequence ATGAAACGCCTGACGCTGATGCTTCCCCTCGTGCTCCTGAGCGGGTGCGCGTCCCTCCTCAACCCGCCGCCGACCCGTGACCCGGCCTATGCCGCCGTGCGTCCCGAAGACATGATGGTGCCGGCCCAGAATCCGGGCGCCATCTTCCAGTCGGGCAACGAACTGCGCTTGTTCGAGGACGCTAGGGCGCGCCGGATCGGCGATATTCTCACCATCCGCTTGGTGGAGTCCACCGACGCCAAGAAGAGCGCGGCCACCAACGCGTCGCGCAGTGCGGTGACCGAGGTCAAGGCCCCGATGATCATGGGGCAGGAAGCGGCTCAAGTGCTGGGCTATGACCTCCAAACCAGCCTGGAAGCCTCCAACGATTTCAAGGGCAAGGGCAATTCTGATCAGAGCAACGCCCTGAAGGGCAATATCACGGTCAGCGTGGTCGAAGTCTTTCCCAATGGCAATCTGCGGATTCAGGGGGAGAAGCGCGTAGGTCTGAACCGCGGCAATGAATACATCAAGCTCTCCGGCATTGTCCGGCCGGTGGATATCGACACGACCAATTCCGTGGATTCCACCAAGGTGGCTGACGCCACCATGATCTACAACGGCGACGGGGAAATCGCGGATGCGAATCGCATGGGCTGGTTGCAGCGCCTGTTCACCAGCATCCTGTTTCCCTTCTGA
- the flgG gene encoding flagellar basal-body rod protein FlgG, giving the protein MTTPSLWVAKTGLDAQQTHMQVISNNLANVNTTGFKKDRAMFEDLLYQNVRQVGAQSTQTTTLPSGLQLGTGVRTVATQKIHTQGNIMQTQNPLDVAINGRGFLQVVMPNGDIAYTRDGSLKIDSTGQIVTNNGDPIEPAITVPQDALSITIGDDGTVSVLQPGNTAPAQVGSIQLADFINPTGLDPIGNNLFRESVSSGTAITGAPGTDSLGKIQQGALETSNVNVVEELVNMIETQRAYEMNSKAIETTDQMLSFASNTL; this is encoded by the coding sequence ATGACCACGCCATCGCTATGGGTCGCCAAGACCGGACTGGATGCCCAGCAGACGCACATGCAGGTGATCTCCAACAACCTGGCCAATGTGAACACGACAGGGTTCAAGAAGGACCGTGCGATGTTCGAGGACTTGCTGTACCAGAACGTGCGCCAGGTGGGCGCCCAGTCCACCCAGACCACGACCTTGCCCTCGGGCCTGCAACTGGGCACGGGCGTCAGGACGGTGGCCACCCAGAAGATCCACACCCAGGGCAACATCATGCAGACACAGAATCCCCTGGATGTTGCGATCAATGGTCGCGGCTTCCTGCAGGTGGTCATGCCCAACGGCGACATCGCCTACACCCGCGACGGATCGCTCAAGATCGATTCCACCGGACAGATCGTCACCAACAACGGCGATCCCATCGAGCCGGCCATCACCGTTCCCCAGGATGCCTTGAGCATCACCATCGGTGACGACGGCACCGTGTCGGTCCTGCAACCGGGCAACACCGCTCCGGCCCAGGTGGGCAGTATCCAGCTGGCGGATTTCATCAATCCCACGGGTCTGGACCCCATAGGCAACAACCTGTTCCGCGAGTCGGTTTCCAGCGGCACCGCCATCACCGGCGCGCCGGGCACCGACAGCCTGGGCAAGATCCAGCAGGGAGCGTTGGAAACCTCCAACGTCAACGTGGTGGAGGAACTGGTCAACATGATCGAGACCCAGCGCGCCTACGAGATGAACTCCAAGGCCATCGAGACCACGGACCAGATGCTGAGCTTCGCCTCCAACACCTTGTAA
- the flgF gene encoding flagellar basal-body rod protein FlgF, producing the protein MDRALFVAMSGAKQILQAQTSNANNLANVNTTGFRADLEQFRSQPVFGPGYPSRVYAMLERPGVDFSSGMMQNTGRDLDVAVDGEGWIAVKGTDGKEAYTRAGDLHITPQGQLLNGEGLQVVGNAGPITVPPAQNLTIGSDGTISFIPLGQNATTLAAVDRIKLVNPPKDQMEKGNDGLFRVKGGAPAPADAQVKLVSGALESSNVSAVEEMTQMIQLQRQYEMQLKLMKTVEDDGAASSKLMQIS; encoded by the coding sequence ATGGACCGCGCATTGTTCGTCGCCATGAGCGGGGCCAAGCAGATCCTGCAGGCCCAGACCTCCAACGCCAACAACCTGGCGAACGTGAATACCACGGGCTTTCGCGCGGACCTGGAACAGTTCCGCAGCCAGCCCGTGTTTGGACCGGGCTACCCCAGCCGGGTCTACGCCATGCTGGAACGGCCGGGTGTCGATTTCTCGTCGGGGATGATGCAGAACACCGGTCGGGATCTCGACGTTGCGGTGGACGGCGAGGGCTGGATAGCCGTCAAGGGCACGGATGGCAAGGAGGCCTACACGCGGGCAGGGGATTTGCATATCACTCCTCAAGGACAGTTGCTGAACGGCGAGGGACTGCAGGTTGTAGGCAATGCCGGGCCGATCACGGTGCCGCCGGCGCAGAACCTGACCATCGGCAGCGACGGCACCATCAGCTTCATACCGTTGGGACAGAACGCCACGACCCTGGCGGCGGTGGACCGGATCAAGCTGGTGAACCCGCCCAAGGATCAGATGGAAAAGGGCAACGACGGATTGTTCAGGGTCAAGGGCGGCGCGCCGGCACCGGCGGACGCCCAGGTCAAACTGGTTTCCGGTGCCCTGGAATCCAGCAATGTGAGCGCGGTGGAAGAGATGACGCAGATGATCCAGCTCCAGCGCCAATACGAGATGCAGCTGAAATTGATGAAGACCGTCGAGGACGACGGGGCCGCCAGCTCCAAGCTGATGCAGATTAGTTAA
- the flgE gene encoding flagellar hook protein FlgE translates to MSFSTAVTGLNAASNMLSVTGNNIANVNTTGFKNSRSEFADVYSTALSSGGKTTPGSGVVTTNVAQLFGQGNLQSTGNNLDMGISGEGFFVMGESTGNYASHSYTRSGAFHTDQDGYVVGNNSKPLLCYRPNGTTVAEGFSTGVLQPLKLDASEGQPSATTAINTSFNLDARKKIVDNAVFPFVGPDSSGVVDPNTYSNSSSVTVYDSLGNSHLVTQYYVKRDVSILPSPLPSPATTPASIWDVYTTVDGKDIKGTSSPTAPTPDRLTFDNSGKLEEIWPGASPAAAVTTTKIAYPSISVAADAAPMQITLDVAGSTQLGSAFSVNTLNQDGVTTGTLSGIDISDTGIVFARFTNGQEKPLGQVAIVRFANPQGLNKVGDTSWKESVQSGVPLSGVAGSGSFGTIKSGSLESSNVELSQQLVNLIVAQQAYQANAQTITTENEVTRTLLQIR, encoded by the coding sequence ATGAGCTTTAGTACAGCAGTAACTGGTCTGAATGCCGCGAGCAACATGTTGTCGGTGACGGGCAATAACATTGCCAACGTCAATACGACAGGCTTCAAGAACTCGCGGTCCGAGTTCGCCGATGTGTATTCCACCGCCCTGAGCAGCGGTGGCAAGACGACGCCGGGTTCCGGTGTGGTCACGACCAATGTGGCTCAGTTGTTCGGGCAGGGCAATCTGCAGTCTACGGGCAACAACCTGGACATGGGCATCAGCGGCGAAGGCTTTTTTGTCATGGGAGAGAGCACCGGCAATTACGCGAGCCACTCCTACACTCGCTCGGGGGCTTTCCACACCGACCAGGATGGTTATGTGGTGGGGAACAACAGCAAGCCCCTGCTCTGTTACCGGCCGAACGGGACGACGGTGGCCGAAGGTTTCAGTACGGGCGTGTTGCAGCCCCTCAAACTGGATGCCAGCGAGGGACAACCAAGCGCAACGACCGCGATCAATACGAGCTTTAACTTGGATGCGCGCAAAAAGATCGTGGACAACGCGGTGTTTCCCTTCGTCGGTCCAGACTCCAGTGGAGTCGTGGACCCTAACACCTATTCCAATTCATCGTCGGTCACGGTGTATGACTCCCTGGGCAACTCCCATTTGGTGACCCAGTATTATGTGAAGCGCGACGTTTCGATTCTTCCTAGCCCCCTGCCGTCACCGGCCACGACCCCTGCCAGTATATGGGATGTTTACACGACGGTAGATGGGAAGGACATTAAGGGAACGTCATCGCCGACCGCGCCTACTCCGGACCGGCTGACCTTCGACAACAGCGGCAAATTGGAGGAGATCTGGCCCGGGGCAAGCCCGGCAGCAGCGGTTACCACGACCAAGATCGCCTATCCCAGCATCTCCGTGGCTGCCGATGCCGCACCGATGCAAATTACGTTGGATGTAGCCGGAAGCACGCAACTTGGCAGCGCGTTCAGCGTCAACACGCTCAACCAGGACGGTGTTACCACCGGCACTCTGTCTGGCATTGACATCAGTGACACCGGCATCGTGTTTGCGCGCTTCACCAATGGCCAGGAAAAGCCCCTGGGCCAGGTGGCCATCGTGCGCTTCGCCAACCCGCAAGGCCTGAACAAGGTAGGCGACACCAGCTGGAAGGAGAGCGTGCAGTCGGGCGTGCCATTGAGCGGCGTGGCCGGTTCCGGCTCCTTCGGCACCATCAAGTCCGGGTCATTGGAGAGTTCCAACGTGGAGTTGTCGCAGCAGCTGGTGAACCTGATCGTGGCGCAGCAGGCCTACCAGGCCAATGCCCAGACCATCACCACGGAAAACGAAGTGACGCGGACCCTGCTGCAGATCCGTTAA
- a CDS encoding flagellar hook assembly protein FlgD — protein MSVNLQALDKLGLSAATKATTTTDTSKSSQMGQDMFLKLMMTQLEKQNPLKPQDSSEFLSQLAQFTMVTGIQELKNSFSSVASTMSEGQALQAASLVGKRVMVESNQGVLGATGGLSGALSLDANSSNVTVQVLNAGGATVRTLELGDRKQGNVPFTWDGMLDDGVTAANPGTYTLKAEAVVEGETVALAPHVAAPVQSVTLGGSQGIEVDLGVLGRHKLADILEVLN, from the coding sequence ATGAGTGTGAATTTGCAGGCGCTCGACAAGTTGGGCTTGTCGGCCGCGACCAAGGCCACGACCACCACCGATACCAGCAAGTCCAGTCAGATGGGTCAGGACATGTTCCTGAAACTGATGATGACGCAGTTGGAAAAGCAGAACCCGTTGAAGCCCCAGGACAGCAGTGAATTTCTCAGCCAGTTGGCGCAGTTCACCATGGTCACCGGGATTCAGGAATTGAAGAACAGCTTTTCCAGCGTTGCCAGCACCATGAGCGAGGGTCAGGCTCTGCAGGCCGCCAGCCTGGTGGGCAAGAGGGTGATGGTGGAATCGAATCAGGGTGTGCTGGGGGCGACGGGCGGACTGTCCGGGGCCTTGAGCCTGGATGCCAACTCCAGCAACGTGACAGTGCAGGTGCTCAATGCGGGCGGTGCGACTGTGAGAACCCTGGAATTGGGCGATCGCAAGCAGGGCAATGTGCCGTTCACCTGGGACGGAATGCTGGACGATGGTGTTACCGCGGCCAATCCGGGTACTTACACCCTCAAAGCGGAAGCGGTGGTCGAAGGCGAGACCGTCGCACTGGCTCCCCATGTGGCGGCTCCGGTGCAAAGCGTCACCCTGGGCGGGTCGCAGGGAATCGAAGTGGATTTGGGCGTTCTGGGCCGGCATAAGCTGGCGGACATTCTTGAAGTTTTGAATTAA
- the flgC gene encoding flagellar basal body rod protein FlgC, translated as MSSFKIFDIAGSAMRAQSLRLNLVASNLSNAETVTSSINETYKARHPVFASQLQDAMAKPGKVGEADTGTGVNVLGVVESDAPALAEYAPEHPLANAEGYIFRPNVNPVEEMTNMIAASRSYQDNAEVANTAKQLMLQTLRMGQ; from the coding sequence ATGTCCTCCTTCAAGATCTTCGACATCGCCGGCTCCGCCATGCGGGCGCAGTCGCTGCGACTCAATTTGGTGGCGAGCAATCTCTCCAATGCGGAGACGGTCACCAGCAGCATCAATGAAACCTACAAGGCCCGTCATCCGGTGTTCGCGTCCCAGTTGCAGGACGCCATGGCCAAGCCGGGGAAAGTAGGCGAGGCCGACACCGGTACCGGGGTCAACGTGCTGGGGGTGGTAGAGAGCGACGCGCCGGCACTGGCGGAGTACGCCCCGGAACATCCCCTGGCCAATGCCGAGGGCTATATCTTCCGCCCCAATGTGAATCCGGTGGAGGAGATGACCAATATGATCGCGGCGTCCCGCTCCTACCAGGACAACGCGGAAGTGGCCAACACGGCCAAACAGCTCATGCTGCAGACCCTGCGCATGGGCCAGTAA
- the flgB gene encoding flagellar basal body rod protein FlgB, with protein MAINFDNALGIHPLALQFRNQRAELLASNLANADTPNFKARDLDFQSVLKEAQGATLKLTATQPEHLQAPGAGGSLGVAPQYRIPSQASLDGNTVDAEQEQVRYAENALSYQFSLRLVGDKFSGLSEAIRGE; from the coding sequence ATGGCCATCAATTTTGACAATGCGTTGGGTATTCATCCCCTCGCGCTTCAGTTCCGCAACCAGCGGGCCGAGTTGCTTGCGTCCAATCTGGCGAATGCCGACACGCCCAACTTCAAGGCCCGCGATCTGGACTTTCAATCGGTCCTGAAAGAGGCGCAGGGCGCTACGCTGAAGCTCACCGCCACCCAGCCCGAGCATTTGCAGGCGCCTGGAGCGGGCGGCAGTTTGGGGGTGGCGCCTCAGTACCGGATTCCGTCACAGGCGTCCCTGGACGGCAATACGGTGGACGCGGAGCAGGAGCAGGTTCGGTATGCGGAAAACGCCTTGAGTTACCAGTTCAGTCTGCGTCTGGTCGGCGACAAGTTTAGCGGTCTGAGCGAAGCCATCCGAGGTGAATGA
- the flgA gene encoding flagellar basal body P-ring formation chaperone FlgA has protein sequence MSNLLKVIALLSLTVAAPGQSQADWQSHESILGAILEQVESNLRHTGEKYQIDVAPLDRRLQLPQCDRPLTVARLPGTRDLGNISVSVRCEGTQPWSLYGRAFVRLSKQVVALRTALRQGSLIAPGDVELVEKDATSLHGGFFNPEDVIGKPVRKSLAAGTVLLPTHLTTVKLVKRGQQVAIRAQNTVFEVSMAGIALTDGEAGQRIRVRNVSSQRIIEGQVISDGTISVSP, from the coding sequence ATGTCAAACCTATTGAAAGTTATTGCATTGTTATCCTTGACAGTCGCCGCGCCCGGTCAAAGTCAGGCGGACTGGCAGTCGCATGAGTCGATACTCGGAGCCATCCTGGAGCAGGTGGAGTCAAATCTTCGACACACGGGCGAAAAGTATCAGATCGATGTGGCGCCGCTGGACCGGCGCTTGCAACTGCCGCAGTGCGACCGGCCATTGACCGTCGCCAGGTTGCCGGGAACCCGGGATCTCGGGAATATATCGGTATCGGTGCGCTGCGAAGGCACGCAGCCCTGGTCGCTTTATGGACGCGCATTCGTGCGCCTATCCAAGCAGGTGGTGGCGCTGCGAACCGCTTTGCGTCAAGGCAGCCTGATCGCGCCAGGCGATGTGGAATTGGTCGAAAAGGATGCCACGTCCCTGCACGGCGGCTTCTTCAACCCGGAGGATGTGATCGGCAAGCCGGTGCGCAAGTCCCTGGCGGCCGGCACGGTCCTCCTGCCGACCCATCTGACCACCGTTAAGCTGGTCAAGCGTGGGCAGCAGGTGGCCATTCGGGCCCAGAACACGGTTTTCGAAGTCAGCATGGCAGGCATCGCGCTGACGGACGGAGAGGCTGGACAGCGCATTCGCGTGCGCAATGTTTCTTCCCAACGCATCATCGAAGGGCAGGTGATTTCCGATGGTACGATCAGCGTTTCACCCTGA
- the flgM gene encoding flagellar biosynthesis anti-sigma factor FlgM, producing the protein MNVFIQSLGGALPTAAVKKPTVSDSPAKSSSDEPAASSDTVETSLKLRAMTENVLAAPIVDTAHVQRISNAIASGHYQIDPQRAANRLVELEALTP; encoded by the coding sequence ATGAACGTTTTCATCCAGTCTTTAGGCGGCGCCCTGCCAACCGCCGCAGTCAAGAAGCCGACGGTGTCGGATTCGCCCGCAAAGAGCTCATCCGACGAGCCGGCGGCATCTAGCGACACCGTGGAAACATCCTTGAAATTGCGTGCGATGACGGAAAATGTGCTCGCCGCGCCGATAGTGGACACGGCACATGTACAGCGCATCAGCAATGCCATCGCCAGCGGGCATTACCAGATCGACCCTCAACGGGCGGCCAATCGGCTGGTGGAACTTGAAGCACTGACTCCCTGA
- a CDS encoding flagella synthesis protein FlgN — translation MSDFYQTLDQLFDHYQQLIGEMRGVLEQEKESLRVRDVPGLEQTTKAKESLADRINGLTTDQQDLFKRHNLPTGRGGIDRLFAALPSSPQVDAFRNKWSTIKELAEQCNEINLHNGAYIALLSQHTQRSLDVLHGRSQSEFVYGRDGARHRPAASRKLLSV, via the coding sequence ATGAGTGACTTCTATCAGACACTGGATCAGCTGTTTGACCATTATCAGCAACTGATCGGGGAAATGCGCGGCGTCCTGGAGCAGGAGAAGGAAAGCCTCCGAGTCCGCGATGTGCCTGGCCTGGAGCAAACCACCAAGGCGAAGGAATCGCTTGCGGACCGCATCAATGGCCTGACCACCGACCAGCAAGACCTGTTCAAGCGTCACAACCTGCCCACAGGCCGTGGCGGAATCGATCGCCTCTTCGCTGCACTGCCCTCCTCCCCCCAAGTGGACGCGTTTCGCAACAAGTGGTCGACGATCAAGGAACTCGCCGAACAATGCAACGAAATCAACCTGCATAATGGGGCGTATATCGCCCTGTTGAGCCAACATACGCAACGCTCGCTGGACGTGCTCCACGGCCGCTCGCAAAGCGAGTTCGTTTATGGCCGCGATGGCGCGCGCCATCGCCCCGCCGCTAGCCGCAAGCTTCTGTCCGTCTGA
- a CDS encoding TetR/AcrR family transcriptional regulator, producing MRTQTKNLTKERLLDQGVNLLMEQGYHGTGLQDILKTVGVPKGSFYNYFASKEEFGADVIQHYIEPFIRQLERHLGNPQLSGAQALDAYLKELIEESQRRQYKGGCLLGNLMGEIGDTSDACRKALRDALHRYRDKIKEAIARGQQEQSFRTDVSAGELADCLVNAWQGALLRMKVELSVAPLEQCRKMLLEGYFRG from the coding sequence ATGCGAACCCAAACCAAGAACCTGACCAAGGAACGACTACTGGACCAGGGCGTCAACCTGCTCATGGAACAGGGTTACCACGGCACCGGCCTGCAGGACATCCTGAAGACCGTCGGTGTCCCCAAGGGTTCGTTTTACAACTACTTCGCCAGCAAGGAAGAGTTCGGCGCGGATGTGATCCAGCATTACATCGAGCCCTTCATCCGACAATTGGAACGGCATCTGGGCAACCCGCAGTTATCCGGCGCGCAGGCCCTGGACGCCTACCTCAAGGAACTGATCGAGGAGTCACAGCGCCGGCAGTACAAGGGTGGCTGCCTGCTGGGCAACCTCATGGGTGAGATCGGCGATACCAGCGATGCCTGCCGCAAAGCCCTGCGGGATGCCCTGCACCGGTATCGGGACAAGATTAAGGAAGCCATCGCGCGTGGACAGCAGGAACAGTCGTTCCGGACGGATGTGAGCGCCGGGGAACTGGCCGACTGCCTGGTCAATGCTTGGCAGGGCGCATTGTTGCGCATGAAAGTCGAACTGTCGGTAGCCCCTTTGGAGCAGTGCCGCAAGATGCTGCTGGAAGGCTATTTCCGAGGATAA
- a CDS encoding DUF4242 domain-containing protein, producing MPKYIIERSIPGAGDLSPEALQRISQKSCSILKNLGPQIQWIESYVTDDKVYCVYIAPSEELIREHAAQGEFPADSIRRVRSRIDPTTAEPGN from the coding sequence ATGCCCAAGTACATAATCGAGCGCAGCATTCCCGGAGCCGGAGACCTCTCGCCCGAGGCCTTGCAAAGAATTTCCCAGAAGTCCTGCAGTATCCTGAAAAACCTGGGACCCCAGATTCAATGGATCGAGAGTTATGTAACGGATGACAAAGTCTACTGCGTGTACATCGCGCCCAGCGAAGAACTAATTCGCGAGCACGCAGCCCAAGGAGAGTTCCCGGCGGACAGCATCCGCCGCGTCCGGTCGAGGATCGACCCCACCACCGCAGAGCCCGGCAACTGA
- a CDS encoding selenium-binding protein SBP56-related protein, with protein MKTTQPMNGRLAKAVRGTLAGLAAAFITAAPLSIQADETCASPYMKKITGQEDYVYVWTLGAEGIGDEQDKLVTVDVNPKSDKYGKIVNTLSVGGRNEAHHSDFTDDRQFLWAGGLDTSKIFVFDVKSDPGKPKLVKTITNFVEKSGGVVGPHTMYALPGRMIITGLSNNKDHGGRTALVEYTNEGEFIATHWMPTDSDLRGAVKTGNFADGYNYDVRALPRKNLLVTSSFTGWNNYMMDFGKMLTDTEAMKHFGNTVVTWDLHTKQPKKVFDVPGAPLEIRCAWGDSHNYCFTTTALTSKIWLIYEDDKGEWQAKAVADIGDPSKVPLPVDISISNDDKTLWVNTFMDGNTRAFDISDPHHPKQVYEKHVGAQVNMVSSSWDGKRLYYTTSLLANWDKKGKDNEQFLKLYHWDGKDLKEQFAIDFYAEKLGRPHQMRFGAQALYSGVAAKPAGHELASAQ; from the coding sequence ATGAAAACGACACAACCGATGAACGGCCGGCTGGCCAAGGCCGTGCGTGGCACCCTCGCCGGCCTTGCCGCCGCCTTTATCACGGCGGCGCCGCTCTCCATTCAGGCCGACGAGACCTGCGCCTCGCCCTACATGAAGAAGATCACCGGCCAGGAGGATTACGTCTACGTCTGGACGCTGGGCGCCGAAGGCATCGGCGACGAGCAGGACAAACTGGTCACCGTGGATGTGAACCCCAAGTCGGACAAGTACGGCAAGATCGTCAACACCCTGTCCGTGGGCGGGCGCAACGAGGCGCACCATTCCGATTTCACCGATGACCGCCAATTCCTCTGGGCCGGCGGCCTGGATACCAGCAAGATCTTCGTATTCGACGTCAAGTCAGACCCAGGCAAACCCAAACTGGTTAAGACCATCACCAATTTTGTAGAGAAAAGCGGCGGCGTGGTCGGCCCGCACACCATGTACGCCCTGCCCGGCCGCATGATCATCACGGGGCTTTCCAACAACAAGGATCATGGCGGACGCACCGCCCTGGTGGAATACACCAACGAAGGCGAATTCATCGCCACTCACTGGATGCCCACCGATAGTGACCTGCGCGGCGCGGTCAAGACGGGCAATTTTGCCGACGGATACAACTACGATGTGCGCGCCCTGCCCCGGAAGAACCTGCTAGTAACCTCCTCCTTCACCGGGTGGAACAACTACATGATGGACTTCGGCAAGATGCTCACCGACACCGAAGCCATGAAGCACTTCGGCAATACCGTGGTCACCTGGGACCTGCACACCAAGCAGCCGAAAAAGGTGTTCGACGTGCCCGGCGCTCCCCTGGAAATCCGCTGCGCCTGGGGCGACAGCCACAATTACTGCTTCACCACCACCGCGCTCACTTCCAAGATCTGGCTCATCTACGAGGACGACAAGGGCGAGTGGCAGGCCAAGGCAGTGGCCGATATCGGCGACCCGTCCAAGGTGCCGCTGCCGGTGGACATTTCCATCTCCAACGACGACAAGACCCTGTGGGTCAACACCTTCATGGACGGCAACACTCGCGCCTTCGACATCAGCGACCCGCATCACCCCAAGCAGGTTTACGAGAAGCACGTCGGCGCTCAGGTCAACATGGTGTCGTCCAGTTGGGACGGCAAGCGCCTGTACTACACCACCAGCCTCCTGGCCAACTGGGACAAGAAGGGCAAGGACAACGAGCAGTTCCTGAAGCTGTATCACTGGGACGGCAAGGACCTGAAGGAGCAGTTCGCCATCGACTTCTACGCCGAGAAACTGGGCCGGCCGCACCAGATGCGCTTCGGCGCCCAGGCGCTCTATTCCGGCGTCGCAGCCAAGCCCGCTGGACATGAACTGGCCAGCGCGCAGTAA